Proteins encoded together in one Staphylococcus aureus window:
- a CDS encoding L-threonylcarbamoyladenylate synthase, which yields MEILNDSVKSFEKLYLQLQDGFPVIVPTDTNYNLCSLPNNDLCIDKIFEYKKRSKDKPLSLFIDKPEDWKLYGDNQNTEIVDKLVEIFWPGPLNIILKNKTSYNYMLNNSDSIAIGCVQNKTMRRFISYINSPIAITSANISGTADDILITENEAIKHMGENVRYMLRSQNKTNYKTSSTIIKVTDNKIELLREGDIKFEEIKERLGTGIIYE from the coding sequence ATGGAAATTTTAAATGATTCTGTAAAAAGTTTTGAAAAACTTTATTTACAATTACAAGATGGTTTTCCAGTGATTGTTCCTACTGATACTAATTATAATTTATGTAGTTTACCTAACAACGATCTTTGTATCGATAAAATATTTGAATATAAAAAGCGATCGAAAGATAAGCCATTATCATTATTTATTGATAAGCCAGAGGATTGGAAATTGTATGGAGATAATCAAAATACGGAAATAGTTGATAAACTAGTTGAAATATTTTGGCCTGGACCATTAAATATTATTTTAAAAAATAAAACAAGCTATAATTATATGCTCAATAATTCAGATAGTATAGCTATAGGATGTGTACAAAATAAAACGATGAGAAGATTTATTTCATATATTAATTCACCTATAGCAATTACTTCAGCAAATATATCTGGAACTGCCGATGATATTTTAATAACTGAAAATGAAGCAATTAAGCACATGGGCGAAAATGTAAGATATATGCTAAGAAGTCAAAATAAAACTAACTATAAAACATCTAGTACGATTATTAAAGTGACAGATAATAAAATTGAATTATTAAGAGAAGGAGATATAAAGTTTGAAGAAATAAAAGAAAGACTAGGTACAGGTATTATTTATGAATAA
- a CDS encoding MFS transporter has protein sequence MNKLILGIYLYRIFSRAYFYLPFLLIYFLIQGYSIIQLEILMASYGIAAFLFSLYKEKCFKICNLKDSNKLVVSEIFKIIGLLLLLYQNQYLILVVAQILLGLSYSMMAGVDTAIIKRNITNEKYVQNKSNSYMFLSLLISGIIGSYLYGINIKWPIIMTGIFSILTIIIIRCTLVENRELNLIGETKGKIKKFLPEEKFWILHYSFLRALILGFFIGFIPINIYNDLKLNNLQFISVLTCYTVMGFVSSRYLTKYLNYKFVSEICLVIFLIIYTYQSFIAVTISMIFLGISSGLTRPQTINKLSSSSNLRVMLNYAETLYFIFNIAFLLMGGYLYTIGTIQYLILFISLLIFIYLIIIFYFTRREQHENKN, from the coding sequence ATGAATAAGTTAATACTTGGGATTTATTTATACCGAATTTTTTCACGAGCATACTTTTATTTACCGTTTTTATTAATTTACTTTTTGATTCAAGGTTATTCCATAATACAATTAGAAATATTAATGGCGTCTTATGGCATTGCAGCATTTTTATTCTCTCTATACAAAGAGAAGTGTTTTAAAATTTGTAACTTAAAAGATTCTAATAAATTAGTTGTTAGTGAAATATTCAAAATCATCGGTTTATTGTTGTTATTATATCAAAATCAATATTTAATTTTAGTAGTGGCACAAATATTATTAGGGTTAAGTTACTCAATGATGGCGGGTGTTGATACCGCAATAATTAAAAGAAATATAACAAATGAGAAATACGTACAAAATAAGTCAAATAGCTATATGTTCCTATCATTATTAATTTCAGGGATTATAGGTAGTTATCTTTATGGAATAAATATTAAATGGCCTATAATAATGACTGGTATATTTTCAATTCTAACAATTATAATTATTCGATGCACATTAGTTGAAAATAGGGAATTAAATTTAATAGGAGAAACAAAGGGAAAGATAAAGAAATTTCTACCAGAAGAGAAGTTTTGGATATTGCATTATTCTTTTTTAAGAGCGTTAATATTAGGATTTTTTATAGGATTTATTCCAATTAATATATATAATGATTTAAAACTGAATAATTTACAATTTATTTCAGTATTAACTTGTTACACAGTTATGGGTTTTGTATCTTCACGTTATTTAACTAAATACTTGAATTATAAGTTTGTGTCAGAAATTTGTTTAGTAATATTTTTAATAATATATACATATCAAAGTTTCATAGCAGTTACTATTTCTATGATATTTTTAGGTATTTCTTCAGGGTTAACTCGTCCACAAACTATAAATAAACTTTCTAGCAGTAGTAACTTAAGAGTGATGCTTAATTATGCAGAAACGTTATATTTTATTTTTAATATCGCATTTTTACTTATGGGTGGTTACTTATATACAATAGGAACTATTCAATACTTAATATTATTTATTTCGTTATTAATTTTTATATATTTAATAATAATATTTTATTTTACAAGGAGAGAGCAACATGAAAATAAAAACTGA
- a CDS encoding YbhB/YbcL family Raf kinase inhibitor-like protein, with protein sequence MKIKTEFKGNNIPYEYAAGADVSDSINGNPIKSFPFEVIELPEGTKYLAWSLIDYDAIPVCGFAWIHWSVANVSVSGNSISIKADLSRTKGDYVQGKNSFTSGLLAEDFSEIENHYVGPTPPDQDHQYELTVYALDHSLNLKNGFYLNEFLKEVNQHKIDQTSINLIGRKI encoded by the coding sequence ATGAAAATAAAAACTGAATTTAAAGGGAACAATATACCATATGAATACGCAGCAGGTGCAGATGTGAGTGATTCTATTAACGGGAATCCAATTAAGTCATTTCCATTTGAAGTAATTGAATTACCGGAAGGGACTAAATATCTTGCTTGGTCTTTAATTGACTATGATGCAATTCCTGTATGTGGCTTTGCTTGGATTCATTGGAGTGTAGCTAATGTAAGTGTTAGTGGCAATTCAATTTCTATAAAAGCAGATTTATCAAGAACAAAGGGCGACTATGTACAAGGTAAAAATAGCTTTACTAGTGGGTTGTTGGCTGAAGATTTTTCAGAAATAGAAAATCACTATGTAGGACCTACACCACCTGATCAAGATCATCAATATGAATTAACAGTTTATGCGTTAGATCATTCTTTAAATTTGAAGAATGGGTTCTACTTGAATGAATTTTTAAAAGAAGTAAATCAACATAAAATTGATCAAACAAGTATTAACCTTATAGGAAGAAAAATTTAA
- a CDS encoding MAP domain-containing protein, whose amino-acid sequence MKLKSFITVTLALGMIATTGATVAGNEVSAAEKDKLPATQKAKEMQNVPYTIAVDGIMAFNQSYLNLPKDSQLSYLDLGNKVKALLYDERGVTPEKIRNAKSAVYTITWKDGSKKEVDLKKDSYTANLFDSNSIKQIDINVKTK is encoded by the coding sequence ATGAAATTAAAATCATTTATAACTGTAACTTTGGCACTGGGCATGATCGCAACGACTGGCGCTACTGTGGCAGGTAATGAGGTATCTGCAGCAGAAAAGGACAAACTACCGGCAACTCAAAAAGCTAAAGAAATGCAAAATGTTCCATATACAATTGCAGTAGATGGCATTATGGCTTTCAATCAATCTTACTTAAATTTACCAAAAGATAGCCAATTATCATATTTAGATTTAGGAAATAAAGTTAAAGCTTTGTTATATGATGAACGCGGTGTAACACCTGAGAAGATTCGAAATGCAAAATCTGCCGTTTACACGATTACTTGGAAAGATGGTAGTAAAAAAGAAGTGGATCTTAAGAAAGATAGCTACACAGCAAACTTGTTTGATTCAAATTCAATTAAACAAATTGATATTAATGTAAAAACTAAATAA
- a CDS encoding YjzD family protein codes for MKHLVTFFWALLLMQMVNFVLNSLVGGDSLNVVNPIIMAVLFTIFTAIFAAVIKPPKDSSQ; via the coding sequence ATGAAACACCTCGTAACATTCTTTTGGGCATTATTATTAATGCAAATGGTTAACTTTGTACTTAATAGCCTAGTAGGTGGAGACAGCTTAAATGTAGTGAATCCAATTATCATGGCAGTATTGTTCACGATTTTCACAGCAATTTTTGCTGCAGTAATTAAACCGCCGAAAGATTCATCACAATAA
- a CDS encoding beta-ketoacyl-ACP synthase III — MNVGIKGFGAYAPEKIIDNAYFEQFLDTSDEWISKMTGIKERHWADDDQDTSDLAYEASLKAIADAGIQPEDIDMIIVATATGDMPFPTVANMLQERLGTGKVASMDQLAACSGFMYSMITAKQYVQSGDYHNILVVGADKLSKITDLTDRSTAVLFGDGAGAVIIGEVSDGRGIISYEMGSDGTGGKHLYLDKDTGKLKMNGREVFKFAVRIMGDASTRVVEKANLTSDDIDLFIPHQANIRIMESARERLGISKDKMSVSVNKYGNTSAASIPLSIDQELKNGKIKDDDTIVLVGFGGGLTWGAMTIKWGK, encoded by the coding sequence ATGAACGTGGGTATTAAAGGTTTTGGTGCATATGCGCCAGAAAAGATTATTGACAATGCCTATTTTGAGCAATTTTTAGATACATCTGATGAATGGATTTCTAAGATGACTGGAATTAAAGAAAGACATTGGGCAGATGATGATCAAGATACTTCAGATTTAGCATATGAAGCAAGTTTAAAAGCAATCGCTGACGCTGGTATTCAGCCCGAAGATATAGATATGATAATTGTTGCCACAGCAACTGGAGATATGCCATTTCCAACTGTCGCAAATATGTTGCAAGAACGTTTAGGGACGGGCAAAGTTGCCTCTATGGATCAACTTGCAGCATGTTCTGGATTTATGTATTCAATGATTACAGCTAAACAATATGTTCAATCTGGAGATTATCATAACATTTTAGTTGTCGGTGCAGATAAATTATCTAAAATAACAGATTTAACTGACCGTTCTACTGCAGTTCTATTTGGAGATGGTGCAGGTGCGGTTATCATCGGTGAAGTTTCAGATGGCAGAGGTATTATAAGTTATGAAATGGGTTCTGATGGCACAGGTGGTAAACATTTATATTTAGATAAAGATACTGGTAAACTGAAAATGAATGGTCGAGAAGTATTTAAATTTGCTGTTAGAATTATGGGTGATGCATCAACACGTGTAGTTGAAAAAGCGAATTTAACATCAGATGATATAGATTTATTTATTCCTCATCAAGCTAATATTAGAATTATGGAATCAGCTAGAGAACGCTTAGGTATTTCAAAAGACAAAATGAGTGTTTCTGTAAATAAATATGGAAATACTTCAGCTGCGTCAATACCTTTAAGTATCGATCAAGAATTAAAAAATGGTAAAATCAAAGATGATGATACAATTGTTCTTGTCGGATTCGGTGGCGGCCTAACTTGGGGCGCAATGACAATAAAATGGGGAAAATAG
- the fabF gene encoding beta-ketoacyl-ACP synthase II: MSQNKRVVITGMGALSPIGNDVKTTWENALKGVNGIDKITRIDTEPYSVHLAGELKNFNIEDHIDKKEARRMDRFTQYAIVAAREAVKDAQLDINENTADRIGVWIGSGIGGMETFEIAHKQLMDKGPRRVSPFFVPMLIPDMATGQVSIDLGAKGPNGATVTACATGTNSIGEAFKIVQRGDADAMITGGTEAPITHMAIAGFSASRALSTNDDIETACRPFQEGRDGFVMGEGAGILVIESLESAQARGANIYAEIVGYGTTGDAYHITAPAPEGEGGSRAMQAAMDDAGIEPKDVQYLNAHGTSTPVGDLNEVKAIKNTFGEAAKHLKVSSTKSMTGHLLGATGGIEAIFSALSIKDSKVAPTIHAVTPDPECDLDIVPNEAQDLDITYAMSNSLGFGGHNAVLVFKKFEA, encoded by the coding sequence ATGAGTCAAAATAAAAGAGTAGTTATTACAGGTATGGGAGCCCTTTCTCCAATCGGTAATGATGTCAAAACAACATGGGAGAATGCTCTAAAAGGCGTAAATGGTATCGATAAAATTACACGTATCGATACTGAACCTTATAGCGTTCACTTAGCAGGAGAACTTAAAAACTTTAATATTGAAGATCATATCGACAAAAAAGAAGCGCGTCGTATGGATAGATTTACTCAATATGCAATTGTAGCAGCTAGAGAGGCTGTTAAAGATGCGCAATTAGATATCAATGAAAATACTGCAGATCGAATCGGTGTATGGATTGGTTCTGGTATCGGTGGTATGGAAACATTTGAAATTGCACATAAACAATTAATGGATAAAGGCCCAAGACGTGTGAGTCCATTTTTCGTACCAATGTTAATTCCTGATATGGCAACTGGGCAAGTATCAATTGACTTAGGTGCAAAAGGACCAAATGGTGCAACAGTTACAGCATGTGCAACAGGTACAAATTCAATCGGAGAAGCATTTAAAATTGTGCAACGCGGTGATGCAGATGCAATGATTACTGGTGGTACAGAAGCACCAATTACTCATATGGCAATTGCTGGTTTCAGTGCAAGTCGAGCGCTTTCTACAAATGATGACATTGAAACAGCATGTCGTCCATTCCAAGAAGGTAGAGATGGTTTTGTTATGGGTGAAGGTGCTGGTATTTTAGTAATTGAATCTTTAGAATCAGCACAAGCTCGAGGTGCCAATATTTATGCTGAGATAGTTGGCTATGGTACTACAGGTGATGCTTATCATATTACAGCGCCAGCTCCAGAAGGTGAAGGTGGTTCTAGAGCAATGCAAGCAGCTATGGATGATGCTGGTATTGAACCTAAAGATGTACAATACTTAAATGCCCATGGTACAAGTACTCCTGTTGGTGACTTAAATGAAGTTAAAGCTATTAAAAATACATTTGGTGAAGCAGCTAAACACTTAAAAGTTAGCTCAACAAAATCAATGACTGGTCACTTACTTGGTGCAACAGGTGGAATTGAAGCAATCTTCTCAGCGCTTTCAATTAAAGACTCTAAAGTCGCACCGACAATTCATGCGGTAACACCAGATCCAGAATGTGATTTGGATATTGTTCCAAATGAAGCGCAAGACCTTGATATTACTTATGCAATGAGTAATAGCTTAGGATTCGGTGGACATAACGCAGTATTAGTATTCAAGAAATTTGAAGCATAA
- a CDS encoding DUF3899 domain-containing protein, protein MLKKWLGMALITPILTFIIWLFNSHTIITYLNILFYVSLIIFISIFLILLVQEGIFDATSYGFRRLKYQMSSSKKKKSISDDPFFNPQEVKKEHYFVSTWIIPLLLINILYFIMTIVLSLILV, encoded by the coding sequence ATGTTGAAAAAATGGCTTGGAATGGCACTAATAACGCCAATATTAACGTTTATTATATGGCTTTTTAATAGCCATACTATCATTACATATTTAAATATATTGTTTTATGTTTCATTAATTATTTTTATTAGCATATTTTTGATTTTACTTGTACAAGAAGGCATTTTTGATGCGACAAGTTATGGTTTTAGAAGATTAAAGTATCAAATGTCATCTTCGAAAAAGAAGAAGTCTATCTCTGATGATCCATTTTTCAACCCACAAGAGGTAAAAAAAGAGCATTACTTTGTTTCTACATGGATAATCCCCTTATTATTAATAAATATTTTATATTTTATTATGACGATTGTGCTGTCGCTCATCTTAGTATAA
- the opp3b gene encoding oligopeptide ABC transporter permease: protein MGKYIFKRFIYMLISLFIIITITFFLMKLMPGSPFNDAKLNAEQKEILNEKYGLNDPVATQYLHYLKNVVTGDFGNSFQYHNQPVWDLIKPRLLPSFEMGLTAMFIGVILGLILGVAAATKQNSWVDYTTTVISVIAVSVPSFVLAVLLQYVFAVKLRWFPVAGWEGFSTAILPSLALSAAVLATVARYIRAEMIEVLSSDYILLARAKGNSTMRVLFGHALRNALIPIITIIVPMLASILTGTLTIENIFGVPGLGDQFVRSITTNDFSVIMAITLLFSTLFIVSIFIVDILYGVIDPRIRVQGGKK from the coding sequence ATGGGGAAATATATTTTCAAACGATTTATTTATATGCTTATTTCTTTATTTATTATTATTACAATTACATTTTTCTTAATGAAATTAATGCCAGGTTCGCCATTTAACGATGCTAAATTAAATGCTGAACAAAAAGAAATTTTAAATGAAAAATATGGATTAAATGATCCTGTAGCTACGCAGTATTTACATTATTTAAAAAATGTTGTTACAGGCGATTTTGGTAATTCATTCCAGTATCATAATCAACCTGTGTGGGATTTGATTAAACCGAGACTACTACCTTCTTTTGAAATGGGTCTTACAGCAATGTTCATCGGTGTGATACTGGGACTTATTTTAGGTGTTGCAGCAGCTACTAAACAAAATTCTTGGGTTGACTATACAACTACAGTTATTTCAGTTATTGCAGTATCTGTACCATCTTTTGTACTTGCTGTACTTTTACAATATGTATTTGCAGTTAAATTAAGATGGTTCCCAGTAGCTGGATGGGAAGGTTTTTCGACCGCGATATTACCGTCACTTGCATTATCTGCAGCTGTTTTAGCAACTGTCGCCAGATACATAAGAGCAGAGATGATAGAGGTATTAAGTTCAGACTATATTTTATTAGCGAGAGCTAAAGGTAATTCGACAATGCGTGTACTTTTTGGACATGCACTTAGAAATGCTTTAATTCCAATTATTACAATTATCGTTCCCATGTTAGCAAGTATTTTAACAGGCACTTTAACAATTGAAAATATTTTTGGAGTTCCTGGATTAGGGGATCAATTCGTACGTTCAATTACAACAAATGATTTCTCAGTAATCATGGCAATCACACTATTATTTAGCACACTGTTTATCGTTTCTATTTTTATTGTAGATATTTTGTACGGTGTGATAGATCCACGAATTCGTGTTCAAGGAGGTAAAAAATAA
- the opp3C gene encoding oligopeptide ABC transporter permease produces the protein MAENKNNLSINDDHSNAAMTHTSDAIASSDFIIRELDLNQEPEMQRESKNFWQDAWAQLKRNKLAVVGMIGLIIIVIFAFIGPVINKHDYAEQNVEHRNLPAKIPVLDKVPFLPFDGKDADGKDAYKAANAKENYWFGTDQLGRDLWTRTWKGAQISLFIGVVAAMLDIFIGVVYGAISGFFGGRVDTIMQRILEVIASIPNLIVVILFVLIFEPSIWTIILAMSITGWLGMSRVVRGEFLKLKNQEFVMASKTLGASKFKLIFKHILPNTLGAIVVTSMFTVPSAIFFEAFLSFIGIGVPAPQTSLGSLVNDGRAMLLIYPHELFIPAMILSLLILFFYLFSDGLRDAFDPKMRK, from the coding sequence ATGGCTGAAAATAAAAACAATTTGTCGATTAACGACGATCATTCTAATGCAGCTATGACGCATACCTCTGACGCTATCGCATCATCTGATTTTATTATTAGAGAATTAGATTTGAATCAGGAACCTGAAATGCAACGAGAAAGCAAAAACTTTTGGCAAGATGCTTGGGCTCAGTTAAAACGAAATAAGTTAGCTGTTGTCGGTATGATAGGTTTAATTATCATTGTAATATTTGCTTTTATCGGTCCAGTTATAAATAAACATGATTATGCTGAACAAAATGTAGAACATAGAAATCTTCCGGCAAAAATACCTGTATTAGACAAAGTTCCATTTTTACCTTTTGATGGTAAAGATGCAGATGGCAAGGATGCTTATAAAGCAGCAAATGCTAAAGAAAATTATTGGTTTGGTACTGATCAGTTGGGTCGAGATTTATGGACAAGAACATGGAAAGGTGCTCAAATTTCATTGTTTATCGGTGTTGTTGCAGCGATGTTAGATATTTTTATTGGTGTTGTATATGGTGCGATTTCTGGATTCTTCGGTGGACGTGTCGATACGATTATGCAACGTATACTTGAAGTCATAGCATCTATTCCGAATTTAATTGTCGTAATTTTATTTGTATTAATTTTTGAACCATCCATTTGGACAATTATATTGGCTATGTCTATCACAGGCTGGTTAGGCATGAGCAGAGTTGTACGTGGAGAATTTTTAAAATTAAAAAATCAAGAGTTTGTCATGGCTTCGAAAACATTGGGGGCTTCAAAATTCAAATTGATATTTAAGCATATTTTACCTAATACATTAGGTGCTATCGTGGTTACATCAATGTTTACAGTACCTAGTGCTATTTTCTTCGAAGCATTTTTAAGTTTCATTGGTATAGGTGTACCCGCACCTCAAACATCGTTAGGGTCATTAGTAAATGATGGGCGCGCAATGTTATTAATTTATCCACATGAATTATTTATACCAGCAATGATTTTAAGTTTATTAATTCTATTCTTTTACTTATTTAGTGATGGATTACGTGATGCATTTGATCCGAAAATGCGTAAATAA
- a CDS encoding ABC transporter ATP-binding protein, which produces MTERILEVNDLHVSFDITAGEVQAVRGVDFYLNKGETLAIVGESGSGKSVTTKAITKLFQGNTGRIKKGEILFLGEDLAKKPENELIKLRGKDISMIFQDPMTSLNPTMQIGKQVMEPLIKHKNYSKAQAKKRALEILNLVGLPNAEKRFKAYPHQFSGGQRQRIVIATALACEPKVLIADEPTTALDVTMQAQILDLMKELQQKIDTAIIFITHDLGVVANIADRVAVMYGGQMVETGDVNEIFYDPKHPYTWGLLSSMPDLSTTNDTPLLAIPGAPPDLLHPPKGDAFARRSQYALDIDFKVEPPWFKVSPTHFVKSWLLDARAPKVELPELVKQRMKPMPNNYEKPLKVERVSFNEK; this is translated from the coding sequence ATGACTGAAAGAATATTAGAAGTAAATGATTTGCATGTTTCCTTTGATATTACAGCAGGGGAAGTGCAGGCAGTGAGAGGCGTAGATTTTTATTTGAACAAAGGGGAAACATTGGCAATTGTTGGTGAATCAGGTTCAGGTAAATCTGTAACAACAAAAGCAATTACAAAATTATTCCAAGGGAACACAGGAAGAATTAAAAAGGGAGAAATTTTATTTTTAGGGGAAGATTTAGCAAAAAAACCTGAAAATGAGTTGATTAAATTACGTGGCAAAGATATTTCAATGATCTTTCAAGATCCAATGACATCTTTAAACCCAACGATGCAAATTGGTAAACAAGTCATGGAACCATTAATTAAGCACAAAAATTATAGTAAAGCACAAGCTAAAAAGCGCGCATTGGAAATACTAAATCTTGTAGGTTTACCAAATGCAGAAAAAAGATTTAAAGCATATCCTCATCAATTTTCAGGTGGACAAAGGCAAAGAATTGTTATTGCAACCGCATTAGCTTGTGAACCTAAAGTGCTCATTGCTGATGAACCAACGACTGCATTAGACGTAACGATGCAGGCACAAATTTTAGATTTAATGAAAGAACTACAACAAAAAATCGATACAGCAATTATTTTTATAACGCATGATTTAGGGGTTGTTGCGAATATTGCTGATAGAGTGGCAGTTATGTATGGTGGTCAAATGGTTGAAACAGGAGATGTTAACGAAATATTTTATGATCCAAAGCATCCATATACATGGGGATTATTATCGTCAATGCCTGATTTATCAACAACAAATGACACACCATTACTAGCGATTCCTGGAGCGCCACCTGATTTATTACACCCACCTAAAGGTGATGCATTTGCGAGACGTAGTCAATATGCATTAGATATTGATTTTAAAGTAGAACCACCGTGGTTTAAAGTTTCACCGACACATTTTGTGAAATCTTGGTTATTAGACGCACGTGCACCAAAAGTTGAACTACCCGAGCTGGTAAAACAACGTATGAAACCGATGCCTAATAATTATGAAAAACCACTCAAGGTAGAAAGGGTGTCGTTCAATGAAAAATGA